A region from the Thermanaeromonas toyohensis ToBE genome encodes:
- a CDS encoding 3-methyl-2-oxobutanoate dehydrogenase subunit VorB has translation MTEMVLMKGNEAVAEAAILAGCRYYFGYPITPQNEISEYMAKRMPEVGGVFLQAESELAAINMVYGAAGAGGRVMTSSSSPGISLMQEGLSYLAAAELPCVVINMMRGGPGLGGIQPSQADYFQAVKGGGHGDYHLVVLAPATIQEMIDLTIEAFDIADNYRVPVMVLGDGMLGQMMEAVNLRLPRKIPATSKSWATTGAKGRARNIITTLYLDPAELEKHNLRLQEKYVWLKEREVRYEELNCEDAEIIIVAYGTTSRIARTAIKNARAEGIRVGLLRPITLWPFPAKAFKEILERGAKAFLCIEMSAGQMVEDVRLAVDGKAPVYFYGRTGGVVPNPREVLEEIKKVSQGER, from the coding sequence ATGACTGAGATGGTGCTAATGAAAGGGAACGAGGCTGTAGCTGAAGCTGCCATCCTGGCAGGTTGCCGGTATTATTTTGGCTATCCCATTACTCCCCAGAACGAGATAAGCGAGTATATGGCCAAAAGGATGCCCGAGGTCGGGGGGGTATTTTTACAGGCTGAGAGCGAGCTGGCCGCTATCAACATGGTTTATGGTGCGGCCGGGGCGGGCGGCCGCGTTATGACCTCTTCGTCCAGTCCGGGTATAAGCCTTATGCAAGAAGGTCTTTCTTACCTTGCGGCCGCGGAACTTCCTTGTGTGGTGATAAATATGATGCGCGGAGGGCCGGGGCTGGGGGGAATCCAGCCTTCCCAAGCGGATTATTTCCAGGCAGTTAAAGGAGGCGGCCACGGGGATTACCACCTGGTGGTGCTGGCCCCGGCTACTATCCAGGAGATGATAGATCTCACTATAGAGGCTTTCGATATAGCTGATAATTACCGGGTTCCCGTGATGGTATTAGGGGATGGGATGCTAGGCCAGATGATGGAAGCTGTAAATTTAAGGCTCCCCAGAAAAATTCCAGCTACTTCTAAGAGTTGGGCCACTACAGGAGCAAAGGGGCGTGCGCGGAATATTATTACTACCCTTTATTTAGATCCCGCTGAGCTGGAAAAGCATAACTTGCGCTTGCAGGAAAAATATGTCTGGTTAAAAGAAAGGGAAGTGCGGTACGAGGAGCTTAACTGCGAAGATGCCGAGATAATTATTGTAGCTTATGGCACTACCTCCCGTATAGCCCGGACAGCCATAAAAAATGCGCGCGCAGAAGGCATCAGAGTTGGCCTGCTACGGCCGATAACCCTGTGGCCTTTTCCTGCGAAAGCTTTTAAGGAGATACTGGAGAGGGGCGCTAAGGCTTTCCTATGCATTGAAATGAGCGCGGGCCAGATGGTGGAGGATGTTAGGCTGGCTGTGGACGGGAAGGCTCCGGTTTACTTTTATGGGCGGACGGGAGGTGTGGTCCCCAATCCGCGGGAAGTCTTAGAAGAGATTAAGAAAGTTAGCCAAGGAGAGAGGTAG
- a CDS encoding response regulator, with protein MAIKVMLVEDHAIVREGLKALLASEKDIEVVGEAGSSREALQVAIRARPEVVIMDLRLPDRSGIEVTRALKEAFPDIKVVILSMYDEEELVIRALKSGATGYVLKRAGVTELLRAIRTVSSGEAYLDSAIARRVVEGLQKGISLEQRAGMGPELTPREEEILRLVAQGLTNQEIAQRLFISIKTVQAHRANLMKKLGVHDRVDLVKYALKKGLLDLEKED; from the coding sequence ATGGCCATCAAAGTGATGTTGGTGGAGGATCACGCCATCGTCCGGGAGGGCCTTAAAGCATTATTAGCTTCTGAAAAGGATATCGAAGTAGTAGGGGAAGCCGGAAGTTCCAGGGAAGCCCTGCAAGTAGCCATCCGGGCCCGGCCCGAAGTAGTGATTATGGATCTGCGCCTCCCTGATAGAAGCGGGATTGAGGTTACCCGCGCCTTAAAGGAAGCCTTTCCGGATATAAAAGTAGTTATTTTAAGCATGTATGATGAGGAAGAGCTGGTCATACGGGCTTTAAAATCAGGGGCTACAGGATATGTATTAAAGAGGGCCGGGGTAACCGAACTCTTAAGGGCTATACGAACTGTAAGCTCTGGAGAAGCTTACTTAGATTCTGCCATCGCTCGCCGGGTGGTGGAGGGATTACAGAAAGGTATATCTTTAGAGCAAAGGGCTGGGATGGGGCCTGAGCTTACCCCCAGGGAGGAGGAGATCCTCCGCCTAGTAGCCCAGGGGCTTACCAACCAAGAGATAGCCCAACGGCTTTTCATCAGCATAAAAACGGTCCAGGCCCATCGCGCCAACCTTATGAAAAAGCTAGGTGTTCATGATCGGGTGGATCTTGTAAAGTATGCCCTTAAGAAGGGGTTGCTCGACCTAGAAAAGGAGGATTAA
- a CDS encoding sensor histidine kinase, translated as MFKASFQDILSRNWYLVFFVYGLAFFLMGFSIALQARRPSTFRLGQHLKLLAGFGLLHGAAEWAYIFLTPGLVNSGWETLKGAVLTSGHAILIALSFAFLFAFGMGLLGSTWGWARWGIKLAFFLFGLWLWIFFASQPKDAFEIPGWLSYMEILSRYLLAFPGALLSSIGIILQHSELRGLKHPPLERSLKGASFAFALYTFAGGLVVPPAPFPPASFLNTSLMLHLGLPVQFLRAIAGVFMAYFIIRSLELYEVESKKKLENLRQRELLWLERERIRRDLHDGVTQAIYGLLLGLDHALKLLDHNPTACRDKLEELKVRADGIITELRRYLRAMEFSIKLPGRAVTLLEDLLADYTAATNQKPVFYVRGQQERELDPFQREHLYHMVTEILSNIQRHSQATRVWVELDLGSTGLRLLVKDDGVGFIPEASTSRGMGLINLRERAALAGGWVEITSAPGKGTEIELWIPYVAPERGARQWPSK; from the coding sequence GTGTTCAAAGCTTCTTTCCAGGATATACTAAGTCGGAATTGGTATCTTGTATTCTTTGTTTATGGACTGGCTTTTTTTCTTATGGGTTTTAGTATCGCTCTACAGGCTAGGCGCCCGAGCACCTTCCGGTTAGGTCAACATCTTAAACTTTTGGCCGGTTTTGGCCTCTTACATGGGGCAGCCGAGTGGGCTTATATTTTTCTTACGCCTGGGCTTGTGAACAGTGGCTGGGAAACCCTTAAAGGAGCTGTTTTGACTAGTGGCCATGCCATCCTTATTGCCCTTTCCTTCGCTTTTTTGTTTGCCTTTGGGATGGGACTTTTGGGCAGCACCTGGGGCTGGGCGCGGTGGGGGATAAAGTTGGCCTTTTTCCTTTTTGGCCTTTGGCTATGGATTTTTTTCGCTTCCCAGCCTAAAGATGCCTTCGAGATCCCTGGCTGGCTAAGCTACATGGAAATATTGAGCCGCTATCTTTTAGCCTTCCCCGGGGCTCTCCTAAGTTCTATAGGTATAATCTTGCAGCATAGCGAACTGCGGGGATTAAAGCACCCTCCTTTAGAGCGTAGCCTTAAGGGGGCTTCTTTTGCCTTTGCGCTTTATACCTTCGCTGGTGGTCTTGTGGTTCCCCCTGCTCCTTTTCCTCCCGCCAGTTTCCTCAATACCTCCCTTATGTTACACCTAGGCCTTCCTGTACAGTTCTTGCGGGCCATAGCTGGGGTATTTATGGCTTACTTTATCATCCGTAGCCTAGAGTTATATGAAGTGGAAAGCAAAAAGAAGTTAGAGAATTTGCGGCAGCGTGAGCTCCTTTGGTTAGAAAGGGAGCGCATCCGGCGGGATCTCCATGATGGTGTAACTCAAGCCATATATGGCTTGCTTTTAGGATTAGATCATGCTTTAAAGCTTTTAGACCACAATCCTACTGCCTGCCGGGATAAGCTTGAAGAGTTAAAAGTGCGGGCGGACGGGATTATAACCGAGTTACGACGGTACTTGCGGGCCATGGAGTTTTCTATAAAACTACCTGGGAGGGCTGTTACTCTTCTAGAAGATCTGCTGGCCGATTATACTGCCGCTACTAATCAGAAGCCAGTGTTTTATGTTCGGGGCCAGCAGGAAAGGGAACTTGACCCCTTTCAGAGGGAACATCTCTACCACATGGTAACTGAAATTTTAAGCAATATACAGCGCCACTCCCAAGCTACTCGTGTATGGGTTGAGTTAGATCTAGGCTCTACAGGCTTGCGCCTGTTGGTGAAGGATGACGGAGTAGGCTTTATTCCTGAGGCTAGTACTTCTCGAGGGATGGGTCTTATAAATTTGCGGGAGCGGGCAGCCCTGGCCGGGGGTTGGGTGGAGATAACCTCTGCGCCTGGAAAGGGAACGGAGATAGAACTATGGATCCCCTATGTAGCGCCGGAGAGGGGGGCGAGGCAATGGCCATCAAAGTGA
- a CDS encoding sigma-54 interaction domain-containing protein, producing the protein MGSKYSSGVMAINLEGKIIVFNEAAQRLAGVRASQVLGQPIDKVLPGNPLLAVLKTGERVVKEEKVRDRILLLECFPLQDAAGEIIGAVEILQDITGIKTLEEEVARLKERESLLEAIIDCTQDAISVSDAQGNVVLVNRAYTALTGLKPEEVIGKPATVDIAEGESMHLKVVKTRQPVYGIPMKVGPHKKEVLVNVAPILVAGQLKGSVGVIHDVSEIRRLTRELDKVKRQLRYLHAKYSFEDIIGDSPLMQLAVAQAKKAAGTSATILLRGESGTGKELFAHAIHNASARKEGPFIRVNCAAIPDNLFESELFGYVEGAFTGAKKGGKRGLLEEASGGTIFLDEIAEMSIAMQSKLLRVLQEKEIIRVGDNKPVAIDVRVIAATNSNLEKAVEEKRFREDLYWRLSVFPIFIPPLRQRKEDIPRLARFFVDKYNHEYGRNVKEISPEVLDVLLKYSWPGNVRELENVIARAMINMHYADTVITLEHLPPLEKGVPLASPHQPDRMESLPALENSNLPALVREKEKEIILNALRQTGGNKTRAARQLGIPIRTLYYKLEQYGIKYKH; encoded by the coding sequence ATGGGTAGTAAGTATAGCTCAGGGGTTATGGCCATTAATCTAGAGGGTAAAATCATAGTATTTAACGAGGCTGCCCAGCGCTTAGCAGGTGTAAGAGCAAGCCAGGTCCTGGGGCAACCCATAGATAAAGTTCTTCCGGGCAACCCGTTACTGGCTGTTCTTAAAACGGGAGAGCGGGTGGTAAAGGAAGAAAAAGTTAGAGATAGGATCTTGCTGCTCGAGTGTTTCCCCTTACAGGATGCCGCTGGGGAAATTATAGGAGCTGTAGAGATATTACAGGATATTACAGGAATTAAAACTCTGGAAGAAGAAGTCGCCCGCCTAAAAGAGAGGGAAAGCTTGCTAGAGGCTATAATAGATTGCACCCAAGACGCCATCTCTGTCTCTGATGCCCAAGGTAATGTTGTGCTGGTAAACCGGGCTTATACTGCCCTTACAGGGTTAAAACCGGAGGAGGTTATTGGGAAGCCGGCCACAGTAGATATTGCCGAAGGGGAGAGCATGCACCTTAAAGTAGTAAAGACGCGGCAGCCCGTATATGGTATTCCGATGAAAGTTGGCCCGCATAAGAAAGAGGTGCTGGTAAATGTAGCGCCTATCCTGGTGGCTGGACAGCTTAAAGGCAGTGTGGGGGTTATCCATGATGTCTCTGAGATCCGCCGGTTAACCCGGGAACTGGATAAGGTGAAACGCCAGCTAAGATATCTCCATGCTAAATATTCTTTTGAAGATATAATAGGTGATAGCCCTCTTATGCAGCTAGCAGTAGCTCAGGCTAAAAAAGCGGCGGGGACCTCGGCTACAATTTTATTACGCGGGGAAAGCGGTACAGGTAAAGAGCTTTTTGCCCATGCTATCCATAACGCTAGCGCGCGAAAAGAAGGGCCTTTTATCCGGGTCAACTGTGCAGCCATACCGGATAACCTATTTGAAAGCGAGCTTTTCGGGTATGTAGAAGGGGCTTTTACAGGGGCCAAAAAAGGCGGGAAACGCGGGCTCTTAGAAGAGGCTAGTGGCGGTACCATCTTTTTAGATGAGATCGCTGAGATGAGTATAGCTATGCAGAGCAAGCTCCTCCGGGTACTCCAGGAAAAAGAAATCATACGGGTAGGAGATAATAAGCCTGTTGCGATTGATGTGCGCGTCATAGCCGCGACTAATTCTAATTTAGAAAAGGCTGTGGAAGAAAAGCGGTTTCGCGAGGACCTGTACTGGCGCCTGAGCGTTTTCCCTATTTTTATCCCACCTTTGCGGCAGCGGAAAGAAGATATTCCTCGTCTGGCCCGATTTTTTGTGGATAAATATAATCATGAATATGGCCGTAATGTAAAGGAGATCTCGCCCGAAGTTTTAGATGTATTGCTTAAGTATTCCTGGCCAGGAAATGTACGGGAACTAGAAAACGTTATCGCCCGGGCTATGATAAACATGCATTATGCGGATACCGTTATAACGCTAGAGCACCTCCCGCCTTTAGAAAAAGGGGTTCCTCTAGCCTCCCCCCACCAGCCAGATAGAATGGAAAGCCTACCCGCTTTAGAAAATAGTAATTTACCCGCCCTGGTACGGGAGAAAGAAAAGGAGATTATACTAAATGCTTTGCGGCAAACTGGAGGCAATAAGACCAGGGCGGCCCGCCAGTTAGGGATACCCATCAGGACGCTGTATTATAAGCTAGAGCAGTATGGCATAAAATATAAGCATTAA
- a CDS encoding phosphate butyryltransferase — MRSFEELIKAAQDKGPKKVVVAAAHDGEVIQALKSAQELGLVEGILVGDSSLIYQEAQKWGLELKEKQVIHETDPEVIASRAVELVRLGEGDMLMKGLIDTAKLMKAVLDKDRGLRTGRALSHVAVLQVEGIDRFIFITDSGINIAPDLARKAEIIQNAIEVAQALGVKEPKVAVLTAIEVVNPEMPATVEAANLAKMAERGQIKGAIVDGPLALDLAISPEAAKHKKVNSPVAGKADILVVPYIEVGNVLLKALIHFARAKAAGVVMGAKAPIVLMSRSDAHETKTYSLALGLMVA; from the coding sequence TTGCGGAGTTTTGAGGAACTAATTAAGGCGGCCCAAGATAAGGGGCCTAAAAAGGTAGTGGTGGCTGCTGCCCACGATGGGGAGGTAATACAGGCCCTTAAAAGCGCCCAGGAATTAGGGCTGGTGGAGGGTATCCTGGTAGGCGATTCTTCTCTTATCTATCAAGAAGCCCAAAAGTGGGGACTTGAGCTTAAAGAGAAGCAAGTCATTCATGAGACCGACCCTGAGGTAATCGCCAGCCGGGCTGTGGAGCTGGTCCGGTTAGGCGAAGGAGATATGCTCATGAAGGGGTTAATAGACACGGCTAAACTTATGAAAGCTGTGCTGGATAAAGATAGGGGGTTGCGGACTGGCCGGGCTTTGAGTCATGTAGCTGTTTTACAAGTAGAGGGGATTGACCGCTTTATTTTCATAACTGATAGCGGGATAAATATAGCCCCTGATCTAGCTAGGAAAGCAGAGATCATCCAAAATGCCATTGAAGTAGCCCAGGCTTTAGGGGTAAAGGAGCCTAAGGTGGCAGTTTTGACAGCTATTGAAGTAGTGAATCCTGAGATGCCGGCTACAGTAGAAGCGGCCAATTTAGCCAAAATGGCTGAGCGAGGGCAAATCAAAGGGGCTATTGTAGATGGCCCCCTGGCCCTAGATCTAGCTATTTCTCCTGAAGCTGCTAAGCATAAAAAAGTAAATAGCCCGGTGGCGGGCAAGGCTGATATCCTAGTAGTACCTTATATCGAAGTGGGTAATGTCCTTCTTAAAGCCTTAATCCATTTTGCCCGGGCCAAGGCAGCAGGGGTAGTAATGGGGGCTAAAGCACCCATTGTTTTAATGTCCAGGTCAGATGCCCACGAGACAAAAACTTACTCCCTGGCCCTGGGGTTAATGGTGGCTTAA
- a CDS encoding carbon starvation CstA family protein codes for MNILVPLLLGLLLFFFGFQFYRRALSRIFGEDDTRKTPAVELNDGVDYVPSPPLVVFSHHFAAIAGAGPIVGPVTAMLFGYVPVWLWIVLGGIFFGAVHDYSVLFVSLREKGKSVAEIARSTMGRWGFSFFILFTLAMIVLVTSAFLNLTAVALTSLAPASELKVDPATTSLHIVMKNNVPMVQIGGIASTSVIVMTILAPLIGYLLYKRGINTILASLLAIGICIFSVIVGVYYPVTLDPKTWMWLLAIYCFFAAGIPVWLVLQPRDFANSFILYAGVIMLAIGVVVGGLTGVTIQAPPVNLAEGAAKLGMVWPFLFITVACGAISGFHGLVASGTVPKQVTKESQASIIGYGAMIVESIFALLVLLTAAAGLKFSQYLNIVFPTSGASNPILAFALATGNLLHNSLGLPIMVGTVFGIILIEGFEITTLDAAVRLNRYLLEELWNVLFNGKPHPLFRSYYFNALIAVGMMLYLAYTNKFLAIWPIFGSANQLLAALSLIAVSVWLSVRKKPYWFTLIPAIFMMLTTLRGLYSLLLTKYLPTHNIALIITDILLIGLSIGVIILSGYKLVEGLKARKPALDEVA; via the coding sequence ATGAATATACTCGTACCTTTACTATTAGGCCTGTTGCTTTTCTTTTTCGGGTTCCAGTTCTATAGGAGAGCTTTAAGCCGGATCTTTGGTGAGGATGATACCCGGAAAACCCCAGCAGTTGAGCTAAATGATGGCGTGGATTATGTGCCTTCGCCTCCGCTTGTTGTTTTCTCTCACCATTTTGCGGCCATTGCAGGGGCGGGCCCTATTGTCGGGCCGGTAACAGCTATGCTTTTTGGTTACGTCCCTGTATGGCTTTGGATTGTACTGGGGGGCATCTTTTTTGGAGCCGTTCATGATTATAGCGTGCTTTTTGTTAGTCTCCGCGAAAAAGGGAAATCAGTAGCCGAGATTGCCCGCAGTACTATGGGCCGCTGGGGCTTTTCCTTCTTTATACTTTTCACTCTAGCCATGATAGTACTGGTGACTTCTGCCTTCCTTAATTTAACAGCCGTCGCCTTAACTTCCCTCGCTCCCGCCTCCGAATTGAAGGTAGATCCAGCTACTACCAGCCTCCACATAGTGATGAAAAATAATGTACCCATGGTTCAAATTGGGGGAATTGCTTCTACCTCAGTAATAGTTATGACGATTTTGGCTCCCCTGATTGGATATCTCCTCTACAAGCGCGGCATCAATACCATTCTTGCTTCCCTCCTAGCCATAGGTATCTGTATATTTTCCGTCATCGTCGGAGTTTATTATCCTGTAACTTTAGATCCTAAAACATGGATGTGGCTTCTTGCTATTTACTGCTTCTTTGCCGCCGGCATTCCGGTATGGCTGGTCCTGCAGCCGCGGGATTTTGCCAATTCTTTTATCCTTTATGCTGGCGTAATCATGCTAGCTATCGGTGTGGTTGTTGGCGGTTTGACAGGTGTGACCATTCAAGCTCCCCCGGTGAATTTAGCAGAAGGAGCTGCCAAGCTAGGTATGGTTTGGCCCTTCCTTTTCATCACCGTGGCTTGTGGGGCTATTTCAGGTTTCCATGGGTTAGTGGCCAGCGGTACAGTACCTAAACAAGTGACCAAGGAAAGCCAGGCAAGTATCATCGGCTATGGAGCTATGATTGTGGAGAGCATTTTTGCCCTCCTGGTCCTCTTAACTGCTGCGGCGGGATTAAAGTTTAGCCAATACTTAAATATCGTTTTTCCTACTTCGGGAGCCTCCAACCCCATCTTAGCCTTTGCCTTAGCTACAGGTAATTTACTCCATAATTCTCTAGGGCTACCTATTATGGTCGGTACTGTTTTTGGCATTATCCTGATTGAAGGCTTTGAAATCACCACCTTAGATGCGGCCGTAAGACTAAACCGGTATTTACTGGAAGAGTTATGGAATGTCCTATTTAATGGTAAGCCCCATCCTCTTTTCCGCTCGTATTACTTTAACGCTCTAATTGCTGTAGGCATGATGCTATATTTGGCTTATACCAACAAGTTCTTGGCCATCTGGCCTATTTTCGGGTCCGCAAACCAACTCCTAGCCGCTTTAAGCCTTATTGCTGTCTCGGTCTGGCTTTCGGTGCGGAAAAAACCCTATTGGTTTACCCTTATCCCGGCCATCTTTATGATGCTCACCACTTTACGCGGGCTTTATTCTTTGCTCCTTACCAAATACCTGCCAACCCACAATATAGCGCTCATAATTACTGATATACTCCTTATAGGCTTATCCATTGGAGTGATAATCCTCTCCGGCTACAAGTTGGTAGAGGGGCTTAAAGCGCGTAAGCCTGCTTTGGACGAAGTTGCCTAA
- a CDS encoding 4Fe-4S dicluster domain-containing protein has product MQRVIFDEERCKGCGLCQEACPKGLISMASRINTKGFHPATVQDASQCTGCALCARMCPDVAIEVYR; this is encoded by the coding sequence ATGCAGAGGGTGATATTTGATGAGGAGAGGTGCAAAGGATGCGGCCTGTGCCAGGAGGCTTGCCCTAAAGGGTTAATTTCTATGGCTTCTAGGATTAATACCAAGGGATTTCACCCGGCTACTGTACAAGACGCATCCCAATGCACAGGCTGCGCCTTATGCGCCAGGATGTGTCCAGATGTAGCTATCGAAGTCTACCGGTAA
- the buk gene encoding butyrate kinase, with amino-acid sequence MRHYYILTINPGSTSTKIAFYQNIEPLFTETIRHKMDELAQFPRIIEQLPFRRDKIMNFLKDKDIPLTRLSAVVGRGGLLRPLPSGTYRVNEKMLKDLREGSYGEHASNLGALLAAEIASEAGVLAYVVDPPCVDELDPLARVSGCPEIERRSLFHALNVKAVARRVCRELGERLENINLLVAHMGGGISVCALKRGKVIDVNNALAEGPFSPERAGGLPTLELARLCFSGRYTWAEVYKKLVGQGGLVAYLGTQDATEVEKRIEQGDEKARLIYEAMAYQVAKELGSMAAVLKGEVRAIVFTGGLAYSSRLTSWIKERVEFIAPVLIYPGEDEMKALAEGALRVLMGEEKALEY; translated from the coding sequence GTGAGACACTATTATATCCTAACCATAAATCCCGGTTCCACTTCCACTAAGATTGCTTTTTACCAGAATATAGAGCCTCTTTTTACGGAAACGATACGCCATAAAATGGATGAACTAGCCCAGTTCCCGAGGATTATTGAGCAATTACCTTTCCGCCGGGACAAGATAATGAATTTCTTAAAGGATAAGGATATTCCTCTTACCCGCCTTTCCGCTGTGGTTGGCCGGGGAGGTTTGCTTCGCCCCTTACCGAGCGGTACCTACCGGGTTAACGAAAAGATGCTTAAAGACTTGCGCGAGGGTTCTTATGGAGAGCATGCCTCTAACTTGGGGGCCTTACTGGCGGCTGAGATTGCTAGCGAAGCCGGGGTTTTAGCTTATGTTGTAGACCCGCCCTGCGTGGATGAGCTGGATCCTCTAGCCAGGGTTTCGGGTTGCCCGGAAATTGAGCGGCGTAGCCTGTTTCATGCTTTGAATGTAAAAGCGGTGGCCAGGAGAGTTTGCCGTGAATTAGGAGAACGCCTAGAAAATATTAACCTTCTTGTAGCCCATATGGGTGGCGGTATTTCCGTATGCGCCTTGAAAAGAGGAAAAGTGATTGATGTTAACAACGCTTTGGCAGAAGGACCGTTTTCGCCAGAAAGGGCGGGGGGATTACCTACCCTGGAGCTTGCGCGGCTATGTTTTTCGGGGCGTTACACTTGGGCAGAGGTATATAAGAAACTTGTGGGTCAAGGAGGTCTGGTGGCCTACCTTGGCACGCAAGATGCCACCGAAGTAGAAAAAAGAATTGAGCAGGGAGATGAAAAGGCCAGGCTTATATATGAGGCCATGGCCTACCAAGTGGCTAAAGAGCTAGGTAGCATGGCTGCGGTCCTAAAAGGGGAAGTCAGGGCTATAGTGTTCACCGGCGGGCTGGCTTATTCTTCTAGGCTGACAAGTTGGATAAAGGAGCGCGTTGAGTTTATCGCGCCAGTACTTATCTATCCCGGGGAAGACGAGATGAAGGCTTTGGCGGAAGGGGCCTTGCGGGTACTAATGGGGGAAGAAAAAGCTTTAGAGTATTGA
- a CDS encoding TQO small subunit DoxD, which produces MISLLRNLRLAPLWTLLRIWLGWQWLEAGWHKISDPKWMDGGEALKGFWAKAVGALPNTQPAIKYGWYKAFIQGLLDGGHYTWFAKLVVFGEILTGIALILGVVTVFALLVGAFMNLNFMLAGSASTNPVMYTIAILLLLAGPAAYYYGVDRYLLPFLQQSRKKEVVAS; this is translated from the coding sequence ATGATAAGTCTTTTGCGTAACTTGCGCCTGGCACCGTTGTGGACGTTATTGAGGATTTGGCTAGGCTGGCAGTGGTTGGAAGCTGGATGGCATAAAATTTCAGATCCCAAGTGGATGGATGGGGGAGAAGCCCTTAAGGGGTTCTGGGCTAAGGCAGTGGGAGCTCTACCTAATACCCAGCCAGCTATTAAGTACGGTTGGTATAAGGCCTTTATCCAAGGCTTGCTGGACGGGGGCCATTATACCTGGTTTGCTAAATTGGTAGTTTTCGGTGAAATCTTAACTGGCATAGCCCTTATCTTGGGTGTGGTAACTGTTTTCGCCTTGCTAGTAGGAGCCTTCATGAATCTGAATTTCATGCTGGCGGGGTCGGCTAGCACTAACCCGGTAATGTATACCATAGCTATTTTACTTCTGTTAGCTGGACCAGCGGCCTACTACTACGGTGTAGATCGCTATCTCCTTCCCTTTTTACAGCAGTCGCGCAAAAAAGAAGTCGTGGCCAGCTAG